CACCTTACCGTACCGGTCGCTGTTGGCTTCATTGAGGGCGTGCCTCGTGTACCTCAGAGGTCCACGGTGGCATGGCTCAGCCAGGCGCGCCGGCATAAAAACATCCTTGTGAAAAAGAGCGGTCATCAAAAGCTCCAGGGGGTTGTTCCTGAAGCGTTTAGCGAAGCCCCTTTAAATAGCTTCTGCGTACGAGGCTCCTCCGCCTCGCCCCTGTTGGGCGTAGCACCCCTTAACCCTGCCTCCGGCTAAAGGGCCTTGCTACAGGACCGAACGAGCACTTCCCTACGCTTCACATGCCCGCACACGTCCCCGCCCTTGACCACTCCACCTGGCGCCATCTCCTGCGCGAGGTGACGCAGGCCTCGCTTGGGCTGCGCCTGAAGCGCTTCCCGAAGGAATTTCTCCAGACCGTTCTCGTGGCGCCCGCCACGGTCGCCCGGTGGATTGCGCAGGAAGTACCCGCCTTGCTCGAGCGTCCGCATCTCCATGTCGTGATTGCTGGCGCCGCGAAGGGCCCGGACAGCCTGGACGAAGGTCGCTGGTACCAATACCTGCCCACGTTGCTTGGACGGCCAAAAATGACGGTGCGGGTCACGTTAGTCGGGCCGGAACTGAAGCAGGGGACAGAGAACGCGAGCATTCGCTCGGCAAACGAACGGTCCGGCATCATCACGAGCGCCGGAGCAGACGCTGTGAGCAACCTGCCTACGGCAGAGCTCGCCGCGGATGCTCTTTCAAGCTGGTGGGCGGAGCGCCCCCAGAGCGAGGCAACGCCCGACGTGTGCTTCGTGTTCCACCCCGGCATGGAAGCCTTCGGTGGCTCCTGGCTGTCGCGGGAGCAGGGCCTATTACCGTTGATGGACGCCGGCGTTCCAATCGGATTGGCCGCCTCTTGTGTTGAGGAGCTTTGGCACGACGAGTGGTTGGTACGCAAGTACGGCGCAGCCATGCGCGGTCTGGCACAGGCGAATCCTTTCGCGCTCGAAAGGGACAACGCCAGATTTGGAGGCCAATGGGCCGCCCTTACCTGGACGCTGGACCCCACCCTCGTACCCGCCGCAGATTTCAAGGCCATCAAGGCGGAGCTCGTTCGCTTCTACCTCGCGCTCGACCAAGCCAAGCCCGGCTTTTCCTCCTCGGGGAACGCCATCTTCGGATTCATCGGCGGTGTGGTCCCGATTCAAAACGTGGCCACCGATGAACGAGCCCGGTTGGTCGGCATGCCCGCCGGCGTGCTTCTGTGCCTGGAGTCCGGCCAACTGCTCGGCCAAAACACGGTCGGGCGCTTCGAGCTTGTGGAGCGCATTCCTGCAGTACCGCTCGACTTCCTGGCCGATTTCCCTGGCGAGGAGGCCCACCCGGTTGACAGGTTCATCTGGGCGTCCGAGAAGTTCCGGGGATACGTGGAGCCAGTGCTTTTGTCGAGTGCAAAGAGGGCACCAGAGACCTACTTCGACCTCTTCGGCTCCCCGTTGGAAGCAAGGAAAGGGTCGATGCCTGGCGACCCGGGCCCCGGCGGCATTTCCGACTCTATAGGCGAGGGCTAACTTTGAGCGCTGAGCTATACGTAGGGTAAACCCTTCCTCTACTACTTGGAGCAACCGTCATGCCCGTCTCGCACAGCCCGAAGTTCACTGATGATTTTGAGCGCCAGCTCGCTGCCCAGGCAGCCGCGCAAGGTGGCACGAAGGACGGCTACACGTTCAGCGACGCCTTCCACCTGTGCAAGGACGCGCTAACGACCGTAGTGCGTGTCGTGCAACGTCTGCGGGCAATCGCTCAAAGCCGGAAGGTCGGCTTCAACGTCGCCTGAGCGGCCGTAGCCCGACAGAGCCCTGCCGATGCAGGGCTTTTTGCTGGCCAGTGCCGATGCCAATCGCTCGTTTAAGCGCCGCGCGCTATTCAACAGCAACCCCTTTCGGAACTGAACGATGAAATCCCTTCTCCCCCTCGTCTTCGCCGTCGTCATCGCGTGCGGCATTCCAGTTGCGAATGCACAAGGCGGTCCGTCAGCAGGCCTCCTAAGCGCAGCGGCTGACGACTCGACGGCGTTCGAGCTCCTCACGCAGTCCCAGGTTGGCTTTTGGCGCGGCATGTCCCGCGAAGAGCTCGAGTCGCGGACGACGGCCAAGTCGCCTACGCATCGGGTGCTGAACCTAGGTGAGTTCGAGTTCTCGGTTCGGGGCGTCGATTTCGACCCCGAGCAGGGCCTCGTGGCCGCATCCCTTGAATATCGAAGCGATGACCCGGCAAAGATTGAAGCAGCCTACGAGGCCTACAAGCGAGCCCTTGGTGGCCTGAAACCCGACTACGTCCGCTCCGCGCCGAACGGCACGCCTGCGATTCCTGACCTCAAGTTCGAGATGATGGGCTGGAAATCCCCGGACGGCGCGGAGAGTGCGCTCGCGCGGCTTCACTCCTATGCAGGGAAGGCAAAGAGCAAGGGCGCTGTCGCCGCAGGCATCGTCACCTTCGCCCTTCGGCGTCGGTGACCGACGTAATTCAGGCAAGGCAGAATAAGGGGTCCAGTGCAACGACCCTTCATGCCCCACCAAACCGCCCCAGATGCCGACCAGCAGATTGACGAAGTAGCCAGCCGGCATGCAACTGCCGCAGCCTTCTTCGAGCACTGGCCCTCCTCCCTCACGCCAGCCGAGGCCACTCTGCGCGCTCAGCTGCAGTCCTTTGCGACGTTTGGTGCGATGCTGTATGTGTACGTGCTGCATCGGGGCAAGGTCTTCAAGGCGGCGCCCTACCCGAGAGATATCGCGCGAAATGCCGTGAAGAGGCAGTGCTTCTGCAACGCCGCCCAGCTTGCGACAGAGTTCCCCGACAGGTTTGTCTACGTCGAGGGCTATGCGCTATCTGCCATGGCGACAGCCCACGCCTGGTGTGTTACCCACGACGGAACCGTCGTCGACCCGACGTGGGAGAACCCGGAGGAGTGCGCCTATGTGGGCATACCCTTCGACCTGGACTTTGTCACGACGCGCGTACTCGAGACGGGCTACTGGGGCATCTTCGGCGAGATGCCGCAGCGTCAACTGCTTTTGCGCCCCGTCGAAGAAATGGTGCATCAACTGTGGAGAGAAGAGATAGCCGCACGCAAAAAATGGCCCGCGCTCGAGGCCGTTCTATCGGGGACGCCAGAGAAGAACGCCCGCAGCATCCGCCAGTAAGCAGGCTGTCAAGCCGCGACATGGGGCGAGCGGAGCCCTCCTGGCTACACGTCAAAGGACAACCACCCTTTGACCAATGAACCAAAATCCTCCGAACCTGGCCGAGTCCAACTTTCTGCAAATCTGGGAAGCGATTCGCGACGACGCGTTCTCGAAGCGCACCGCTGACTTGCTGGGGGCCCTCAATGGGCTCAAGGGCGCCGGCCCAGAAGCAATGCTGAGCCGTCTGCTGTGCTACATCTACGATATCGCTGTGTACCAGCTCGGCGCCGTGTACGGCGATTTGCTGCCTAGCGATGCAAACGCGCAGCACTTTTTCGTGGCCACACCGATGGGCTTCCCTGGCAGCACCGAGTTGATTCCATCCACGCGCACCGAGGATGAATCCTATGTTCTTGCTGCCAAGCACCTGGCGCTGATGGACAGATATTTAAGCGACTACGCGCAACGTCCGGCGTTGTAACAAGGAGCCCGGGCTACGCCTAGCATGCCTCATTCCGCGCCCTCCCTTTGGAGGGCGCTTTCCTTTGCCTCAGGCACAGAGAAAAGCTGAGCTCCAGGCGCTATACGCCTTCATGTCCTCTATTTTCCTGAAGCTTTGTGAACGCATGGGTCTGTCAGCACGAGCGCTACAAGCCCACGCCCCGGTGGTTGTCCCATTCCTGACCGGAGCGGGCGCGGGGCTGTCCGTCTTGTACGCATGCTTCTGGCTCAACGGCCTGCTCTCTTTCGGAAAACCTGTTTTCTGGGCAATCACCGGCTTGCTGTCGCTCTTCGTCCTTTCCGGTGCCGCCAACGTGACCTTTGCTCGCCGGGAGAATCGAGCCATGCAGCCCGCAGAGCGCGCCTGGTTCGCCGCAATGTCGGGTGCCGTGCCGGCGCTCCTCATCGTTGTCATCGCGCTCGCAATGTCCGCGGGTGCCGTAGTGCTGCGGCTCTTGGCCAAGGGAGACCCTACGGTAACGGCGCAGCCCCTTCAGCCGTTTCTGCTGTGGTGCCTGCTGGCTCTGGTTGTCCTCAGCCCCGCAATGGGCGGCCTGGGCTGGCTCGCGGTGTCGAAGCCGGTGCAAGCCTGGTTCGCAGAGTGCTTTCCGCCGAAGCCGAAGCGCAACTAGCCTGACCCCTCGCCCGTGCGCGCCGGGTGCTTCGTCGTGCACCTGCGGCAGCGCTGCTCCGCTAAATCCGGCACCTAGACGACCTGGGTGCGAGCTTGCCGACGTGGCGCCCCACCTGCGCGCTGACCGCCTGACGGCGCTCGCCTGAAATGCCTGAACAAACCTGCTTGCCGCTTGACGCAATGACCGCCCTACCCGCCCCCGCCACGACACTGCCCGCCATCTGCGCTTGTGACGCGGTACCCGCTGTGTGCCGGCCTCGCCCAGGTGAATTCCTTGCGCGAGGGAGGCGCCGCCGTCCTGACGGAACACCGTACATCGAGTTTAACCGGGGAGCGGGAATATGCGACGGCGACTTCGATTTCCTGAAGGGTGCGCTACTTGAACCCCGTGTGACGATTCTCAGCTTCCTCCCGCCGCACCCGTCGCCAGAGCCCGGGCTTTTGGTCGAACTCGCGCAGCGGGGATACGACCTCGCTACGTTCTCCTTTTCGGTCCACCTCCGGTCCGCACCGTTTGCCCACCCCAAGAGGCTTCGTTCCGTGCCACAGCTGAAAGCAAAGCTGCTGGCCAGGTGGGGCCGCGTCGAGTATGACTGCCCGGACCTTTGCACCTCTTGGGGATTTCCGGCGCGTCGGTGCGACTCGAGCATGCTCATGGGATTCTTCTCAACGCCTCGGTACACCGAAGGCGACCGACAGAGCATCTACACGCCGAAACGTCAACTGAGTTTCCTTGAGGAGTTGAAGGCTCGGCACCTTGATGTCCGCACCGTGCGCATGGCGGTGACGCGAACGCAAAACGACCTCCCCACCGTAGCCCCTTAAGCCGAGGCGAGTCCTGCGCCCACGGCAAGCGGGCCCGTTTTCTACACAGGGCAGAACCCAACTACCTGGAAATCCATGGAAATCCTCACCCTTTCCCAGCGTCGCCAAGCTGCCGAAGCCCTGCTTCGTATTAAACCGGACAGCATGACTGGTCCAGAGCTCGACCTGGCCATCGCGCTGCTTTGTCACAAGCAAATCGACGTTGATGCGGTGCCCCCGCAGCAGCCTCCGCGGGTGCTGACCGACCACGAGTGGGGCCCGTATTCCCCGACGACCGATTGGCGCCTCACCGGGGAACTCCTGTCAAACGTCGGACTCGTCTCGGGCTCTCACGCCATCTATGGTGAAGGCGCTGAATCCGAAACCGTGGTCAAGCACTGGTACAGCTGCCACGCATACGTGGGCGGGACCAGCACGGAAGGCTACGACCTGCAAACCGTCGTTGGTATCACGGCAGCAAAGCTGCTCGCTCACGAGGTCGAGTTTTCTCCTGCATGGAAAGCTTAGCTCCGCCCGCACCCTGATTGGGCCGTCCCTGTGGACGGCCTTTCTCTTGGGGCGGCCGCGTCAGCGCACTCGTAGCTACAGGAGGAAGGACAACTTACCCGTACCAATGAATCTCTCATCCTATCCGAGCCGGAGCTTTCGCAAGCTTTGGCACCAAGGCAGCCTCAACCCTGTCGACAAAGGCGTTCGAGGCGTGAGCTACGAAGGCGCCGGGCTCTCCGTGTCTCAGCACCCCGATGCCTGGGAGCAAATCGCGCGCCTTGGTGGCCTGCCACTCTGGGTGCTGAGCCGCAAGGACCGAAGCGCCGGCCGCTTCATCGACTACCGCCGCCTTGGCCCTAGCCAGCAACATAAACTCGCGCAGGAAGGTACCCGCCGCGGCTGGCTTCAACGGGCAACCAGGCACAGGTTGCAGTGGACCGACCCCGAGGTGGGCGACAAGCGGTACTGCCTTTTCGCCGACGAAGACAAGGCTAGGGCCGAAGCCGACGATATCGAGCAATGGGCGGAGAACATCACGACGGACCTCATCGAGATGGACGTCGCCACCCCGCTCCTCGCCAAAGTAACGGGGCAAGAGGTTTCTGATGACCTGGCGGTTGACATGGTGCTGACCGGCATTGTCGAGGAACTCGATGTGTTCGACGGGGTCTGGTGGGCCGACCGCCTGGACCCAGCAAACTTCTCTGCCCCAAGGGGCTGCATCTCCATGAGCGCCCTTTGCCGTTGGGACGTGGAGCAGCGCGCCCCAGCAAGGCGTTGACCACAATCATTCGAGCTAGCCCGACCCAGGGCTCGCCTTTTCTTTGTCTATGAATGCCGAACCTTCGGGCCGCCCCTGAAGCGCTTTCCTACACGTCGCAGGAAATCTACAGGAGCATCCCATGACCCACTCAGACATGGCAATCGCCATTCTTCAGAAGACCAACGACGGCGACGACCTGAGCCCTTCAGACCTTCATCTGCTGGAAGGCGCGGTCAACGGCCGTTTGACCAGCAGAGCCGTCGAGCTGTTCGAGGCAATGCATAGGAACGTCACCGAGGGGACGTACGCAACCTGGCAGCGGACGTATCTGGCGCCGCACCTCACCAAGGCACCCGACGGAAACGTCTACTGGAAGGGCATTGCGGTTGAACACTATTCCTTCCCGCCGGAACGCCGAGACGAGGAACTGACGCAGGCCCGAATGCTTGCCGCCCGCTGCCAGCAACTGGAGGCCGTCGACATCCCCGTGAACTCGCGGACCGTGCTCTGTGCGGATTGCTACGACGCGCCGACGGATAGCCCTTGGAAGCAACTGCTCGGGAAGTATTACAGCTTCATGAGGAAGAACGGACACGTCATCGGCCTGTTCCACGTCAAGTTGTCAGAGACAGGACAGCTCGGCATTGCCGCGGTCAGCGCGAAAGATGGCGTCGCAACGGTCGAGCGCCACCTTGAGGCCTACGACGCGTTCCACCACTACCAGCGACTTGGCTTCGAAAGCCAGCAATCGTCGTCCTACGACCACACGGCCCGCTTGCTGGAAGCGCTTGGCCTGCAGCCGGACGTCCTTAAGGCAACACTCGCCGCCGATTCCGAATTGGCAAAATGATTTCGCCCCGCTCGCAGAAAGTCGAGCGGGGCGTTTTTCCGGGTCCGATGGACTCGGGGACCGAGGGCTAGGGGTGCTGCCGCGCCCGCGGGTGAGGCACTAGTGCCCTGGCCAGCGCGAGCACATCCCTTGCGACCAGTTTCGCCTGTACGCAGTCCTTGACGTTCGGGCCTGCCCGCTTGCAGAGCGCCTTCGCCTCCTCGAATCGCGGGCCGGAGGTTTCGACGAGGACGATGGCATTTCGATTGGCGCCCATGGCGAATGCTGGGGCGACTGTCATCGCCAGGAGTGCTGCTGCGAGGAGATTTCTGTTCATAAAGCGGTGCTGCTCAAAAGGGGCCATCAACGGTGGCGCGCCAGCTTTGGAATAGCACTGCCATTTATCGCCTCAGGGAAAAGCCGACACGAGGTCGGCTTTCGAAAGGGCTTGTCAGCGCACCAACGAGAGCTTGCGAACTACAGCGGTGGGCGGCTCGGGCGTCAGTTTGGGGCTCGGGGGCACTTCAGTCTGCGCAGCCACCGCAAACTCCTCGTCATGAACGGCGAGCTCATCGTTTGCTGCCAAACTGAGTTGGTCTACTGCGAGCCGGCCATCTGAAGACGTCAGGTCGAGGAGCTGAATCTCTGCCGGGCCGCGGATTTGACCGGCCTCGTAGAGGGCGCGGATGGGACCGGCGAGTACCTCTTCCATCTTCACCGGCCCAGGCGCTTGCATGAACGCTGCAATCGGAACGGAGAGGGGGCGGATGGCGACGAAGTGGCTCATTCTTGTGTCCTTTGTGTGTGCAAAACCTGTATAGGCAGGCACTTTAGGCAGGCACTTTAGGCAGGCGCTTTAGGGAGGCCGAGCCTGCCCAACGACGGCCGCGATACCACCTCGGCCTCACAGCTCCCGCGCGACGACCTTTACCGCGGCTTGACCGAGCATCTTGGCGACGTGGGCCTACTGCGTCCCTGGACTAGGCCAAGCTCATCGGATTGCGCCGCGAATAGCACGCTCATTCCCCTGCCCGCTTCTGCGGGCGTTTTACCGTCCACACCTGCGGTCAGGGCGACGAGAAAAAGCCCCGCGGATGCCGCGGGGCCGAATGTTGCGAGAGTGGCCTTCAGCCGGGGGTCAGCGCCGGCGACCAGACGCCGCTGTAGGCGACGCCTCGACAGCGAGCAACCTCAGCGATAGCGCACGTAAGGCGGTCTTGCCGGTCCCCGACTACACCTGGCTGCAGGCGGTCGGCCCCATACGCCACGGGATTACCGTTCACCGGCGTTCTGGTCAACAGCAACCAGGCAGCGGAACTGCGCTCGGCCACATTTCCGAGAGTGGCGCCAATTCGGCATCGCAGCTCATAGTTGGTCAGGTCCCTGACTTCCCAATCGATTTCGGCGACCTCAAGCTTCACCCTCCCAAGCCTGCGCGCGAGCTCGGGCACCACGCCCCAAACGAGGCTGGAATCGTAGGTGCAGTCGTCGGGTCGGAGGGTCGTACTTTTCCGGGCTTCACGCGCCAGCTTCAGCAGTGCGGACGCGAGCCACTGATTGGTAAGCCGGTACAAGCGGTTCGCCTCCGAAGCCTCCTGGTCTAGCCTGCTGCGGCATTCTTCGCTCAAGTGCATTCTGAACATCGGTTCTCCTGAAAGTAGTCCTGCCGTGTGTAGGTAGCCGCGCGACCTGCCCAAGAAAAAAGCCCCGCAGTGCGGGGCTCGTGAATCTACGGTAGAAGGCTTGCTCAGCGAGCAATCGGGGTGATGTCGGCCAGGTTGGCCTCCTCGATTCGAATGCCGTAAATATCGGCGTCCGAATACAGGATGCCTTGCTTGTTCTCAATGAAGCTGAGGTCATCGACCACCCAGGGTTCGGAGCCGCCGCCCAGCTTGGCGCAACGCGTCCCCGCGGGGACCGTGACTTCGTATTTCGAAGGACCGACCGTCGTGGTGACTTCGGCCTTCGTGCGGGCAGTGTGGGTGCGGGGAGTCGGTGTGCTTTTCATATCTGTCTGCAAAAAAGGGGTTCTTTGGGGAGCGGCCAGCGTCAGGCTTGCCTTGATTCCTTGAACTTCGATTTCAAGAGTGTGAGAAATCTCGCGGGGGTCAGGTAGTACGCCGTAGGCGTCCGGGCATCCACCTCAATCGTACCCTGTTCAGGGTTGTAGGCGTAGTCGTGGTCGTCGCCAAGGCCGCACACGAGAACGTCAAGGCGCTTCAAGCCTTCGTAGCATTGAAGGAAGCCTTCGGATTCCTCGGCGCAGATGCCTCGCACCAGGTGGGCATAGGCGTCGGGTTGCTCGTCCTCCAACAAGAAGCAGCGGGCGAGCGCTTCCGGCTGGTCGTTGAACGCCGCGTTTGGGTAAATTGCCGGGCCAATCAGCCGGCGGGCCAGGCTCTCGGTGACCGCCTTCAAGTCCTTTTGGAGCTCGTAGTCGGCCATGACATTCATCTCGAGCATCGCTGCCGCGGCGTTCTCCTTCAGCAGCAGGAGAGCTCGCGCGACCTGGCTTTCGTTGTGTTCCATTGAGGTAGAGGGAAGTTGTCCTCTCTCGTGTAGAGAATCAGGCCTAGGCTGGGACCCGGCGACTTACCGCCAGCTCCGAATTCCGGTACCTGGGGTCGTGGCTGACCTCGTCGCCGAGCCATGCCGGCCGCGGAAAGTCCTGTTCCTCGGACCCAAGCTCAACTTCTGCGACGACCAAACCGTCCAGTTCGCCCTCAAAGACGTCGACCTCGAAGGTCACATCGCGGACGGGGATGAGGTAGCGCACCTTCGTGAGGCGGCCCAAGCTTGCATGGCCGTTCAGGAGGTCCTCGGCATCGCTGAGGGGGATGGGGTACTCAAATTCCGCGCGGGATAGCCCTTGGGTGTTGCTCTTGAGGGTCAGAAATCCCTTGTCGCCAGCGACCCGCACTCGAACGGTCATTCCGTTGTCAGCCAGATATCCCTGGCCAATATGGGTCCCGGCCAGCCCCGAGAGCACGGAGCGGTCCCTCACAAGAAACTTTCGTTCGATTTCAGTGGCCATGACAAATCCTTTCAGTTCGGGGGTCTAGCGATGGCA
This window of the Variovorax sp. PBL-H6 genome carries:
- a CDS encoding MSS51 C-terminal domain-containing protein is translated as MPAHVPALDHSTWRHLLREVTQASLGLRLKRFPKEFLQTVLVAPATVARWIAQEVPALLERPHLHVVIAGAAKGPDSLDEGRWYQYLPTLLGRPKMTVRVTLVGPELKQGTENASIRSANERSGIITSAGADAVSNLPTAELAADALSSWWAERPQSEATPDVCFVFHPGMEAFGGSWLSREQGLLPLMDAGVPIGLAASCVEELWHDEWLVRKYGAAMRGLAQANPFALERDNARFGGQWAALTWTLDPTLVPAADFKAIKAELVRFYLALDQAKPGFSSSGNAIFGFIGGVVPIQNVATDERARLVGMPAGVLLCLESGQLLGQNTVGRFELVERIPAVPLDFLADFPGEEAHPVDRFIWASEKFRGYVEPVLLSSAKRAPETYFDLFGSPLEARKGSMPGDPGPGGISDSIGEG
- a CDS encoding CYTH domain-containing protein, which encodes MATEIERKFLVRDRSVLSGLAGTHIGQGYLADNGMTVRVRVAGDKGFLTLKSNTQGLSRAEFEYPIPLSDAEDLLNGHASLGRLTKVRYLIPVRDVTFEVDVFEGELDGLVVAEVELGSEEQDFPRPAWLGDEVSHDPRYRNSELAVSRRVPA